A stretch of DNA from Paenibacillus sp. FSL W8-0186:
AAGAACTGAGGAACAAGAAAGCCATGGCCCAAGGCCATGGCTTCTTTGTTGCATTCACATCTAGAATTTGAAAATATGTATCGTTTTTTGCAGCTGGAAAACCGCGTTTTTCATGGCTTCCGTTTCTTCCGCCATCTTCTGGATCGATTGGATTTGCTCATTCATCGAAGCCGATACCTGCTCCGTACCTGCAGCTGACTGTTGGGTAATCGCTGATATGTTCTGAATAGACTGGGAAATATGCTGCGCGCTGTCCAGCATGCTCTCGCTTTCTCTGGAGAAGGCTTCGATTTGCTCGGAAATATACTGCACGCTTTGCACGATTTGCGCAAAAATTTGCTCAGCTTCCCGGATCATCAGGTTTTGCTGCTGTACGACCTCTTCGTTAATTTTTATGTTGTGTCCGGCCAGCTTCACATCATTTTCTATGCTCCGAACGAGGCTGAATACCTCTTTCGTGGAAGCGGTGGATTCCTCCGCCAGCTTGCGAACCTCATGGGCGACGACAGCGAAACCTGCGCCATGCTCTCCTGCTCTAGCTGCTTCGATCGAGGCGTTGAGCGATAGCAGGTTGGTCTGCTCGGCGATTTCCGAAATCGTAGCTGTAATGCGTGTAATGCCCTGGGCGTTAATGGAGAGCGCGTTGATCGACTCCGCGACCTTCTGTGTCGCATCAATATTGCGGCGCATCCCTTCGGCCTGCCTGGAGACGGATTCCCGCCCCTTCTCGACGAGCTCCAGCGTATCGCGGGAACGTTCATTCATTTCTTTGGTAGAGTCGGTATAATTGCTGACCTTATCTTCGATCTGACGGATGGACTCCGTCATGTCGCTGACATCCTCGGAAATCTCGTTGGCTCCAATCGCCAGTTCGTTGGAGGACTGGGCCACCTGACCCATAACGTGAATGAGCTCTTCGTTCCTGTCCGAAATAGCCCGGCTGGAATCCATGACTTTACGGGTAATTTCGGAGGTCTCCTGCAAAATTTTGCGAAGCCTGTCTATCATGCTGTTAAAAGATCGGCTTAAATTATCCATGCCTCCCGATTCGTTGATCCGGCTAGTGAAGTCGCCTTTGGCAATCTTGGCCGAGGCGTTGGAGATGTCATCGAACGATTCCGTAAGCGCTTTCTGAACATAGCGGGTAAGTGGGATAGTAAGCGCTCCCAGAATGGCAACCAAGACGATCCCCGTCAATAAGTGGCCCTGTAGAATGAACAAAATCAGCGTCGGTATTCCGAAAAGGGCGGCGATGCCGTAGCAGGCTGCTGAAATCTTTCCGCCAAGGGGAAGTCTGTTGAACCATGACATAAGAATGATGCCCTCCTTAATAAAAATAGGATGTTTATCCCATTATATCATCCGAAAGGCCAAGGGGATATATCGATTTTCGAGATATTGGCAGAATAGATGGCGGATATTGGCAGCAATTTCAATTAAAAAATACTTGAAAACGCTTAAAGCATATTTTATGATGAAATTAGATAATAAATTATTATCAAGATAAGAAAATTATTATCAATCAAACAAAAAAGCGAGAGTAGGGGATACGCATGGAAGCAACGCGGCGGCTGCTGGAGTCCTATTTTCCGATCGCTTCTTTTATCGCGGCTATTGTCGGTCCAAAATGCGAAGTGGTCGTTCATGATATCAGCGATCCGGAGCGTTCGATCATTTTCATTGAAAATGGACATATCAGCGGCCGTAAAATTGGAGACGGTTCTACGGATCTGGTGCTCAAAATATTAAAGGGGGAAGCATATCGGGATAGACATTATATCGTTAATTACAAGGCCACCGGCCCCCGGGGACAGCAGTTCAGATCCTCAACATATTTCATTAAGAATACCGAGGGGACACTGGTAGGCTTGATGTGCCTGAACATCGATATTACACATATGGAGGTTGCGGCCGAGTGGATCAATCATGTGCTGCAGGGCGGTGCGCTTACGCTTCCAACGCCTATGGACACGGCTTCTGAGGACAAACCTCAAGAATCGGAATTTCTGCAAGGCAATGTGGATGATTTGCTGCAGCATATGATTAACAATGCCCTGAGCAAAATGAATCTGCCGATCGACCGCCTGTCCTCGAATGAGAAAATCGAAATCGTGAAAGAATTGAATGAGCAGGGAGTATTCTTGCTTAAAGGGGGCGTCTCCCAGGTAGCGAGCGCGCTGTCGATCTCTGAGCCTACAGTGTATCGTTACCTGCAGAAGCTGAGATAGACGGGTGGACACCTGCCCAGTAATGGACATCAAGGAGGAAGCAGGATGGAATACAACTTTGACGAAGTCGTTTCACGCATAGGGACAAATAGTGCAAAATGGGATGGTCTTGTTGAATCAATGGGTAAGGACATGATTTCTCTTTCGGTAGCCGATATGGACCTGAAGGCCCCGCCTGCAGTCATGGAGAAGCTTGAATCGTTCGCAAAACATGGAATCTACGGTTATACGGATGCATTTGCTTCCTATTACCAGGCAGTGCAGGGTTGGCTGGAACGTTCCTATCATTGGCAGGTGCCGCTGGAGTGGATCGTGTTCTGTCCACGAATCATACAGGCTGTATCCTTGGTCATTCAGCAGTTCACAAACGAAGGAGACGCCATTCTTATTCATACGCCTGTTTATCAGCCTGTCGCTAAAGCGGTTTCTTTAAACCATCGCGTGCTGGTAGAAAGTCCGCTGAAGCTCGTTGCCGGGCATTATGAAATTGATTTCGAAGATATGGAGCTGCGCATGCAGCAAGGGGTAAAAATCGTGCTCCTAATTACGCCCCACAACCCGGTTGGACGCGTGTGGACGAGAGCGGAGCTGGAACGGATCGCTGCTTTATGCATTAAGTACAACGCGCTGATCGTCTCCGACGATATTCACGCCGATTTTATCCACGAAGGGCATGAACATACTGTCATTGCCAAGCTGTCGGAGGAAATCGCCCAGCGCAGCATCATCTGCACATCCCCAGGTAAGACCTTTAACCTGGCAAGCCTGGAAATTTCCAATATCATCATCCCTAACGAGACAATCAGGGAACGATTCAAGCAGGCCTTGCAGCAGGCCGGCATTCATAACCCGACCTTTTTCGCGGTACCGGCTTTGGAAGTTTCTTATACCGCATGTGATGATTGGCTTGAGGAGCTGCGAAAATATTTAAGAGGCAATATGGCCTATGCCAAGGCGTTCATCCAGGAGCATATGCCGGAACTAACGGTGATTGAACCGGAAGGTACTTATCTGCTATGGATCGATTGCCGAGCTGTCGATCAGGCGGAAAGCGGTTTAAAGCGCTGGATTGAACAAACGGCACGGGTGAGCGTAAGCTTCGGGTGCTCCTTTGGGGCAGAGGGCGAAGGTTTTATACGCATTAATATAGCTGCGCCGCGCAGCGTGCTTAAAGAAGCCCTGACGCGGATGGCCGCAGCCTATCCATTGAAGAAGACCTAATATTAGGAGGAAAATACATCATGAGCAAGCAGAGCATAAACCCTAATGTAAAACAACCGACGTTATTTTTGGCCCTACTTCCGATATTGACGATGGTGCTGCTCCTCAGCCTGGGCTATGTCATGTTTGAATTGCCGCCAGAGCCATTAATCATTGCGTCTACGGTCGTAGCCGGCTTGATCGCCATTAAGCTGGGTTACAAGTACGATGATATTCTGGAATCGATCGCGCAAAAAATAGCCAAGACGATGCCAGCGATCCTGATCTTGATTACAGTTGGTTTTATGATCGGGGCATGGATGGCCGGCGGTACGATTCCGATGATGATATACTATGGCTTGAAAATTATTAATCCGCAATTTCTATTGATTACAGCGTTTCTCGTAACTTCCGTAGTTTCGATTTGTACGGGTACCTCCTGGGGCTCCGCGGGAACGATCGGGGTAGCCTTTATGGGCGTAGGTGCCGGGATGGATGTCAACTTGGCGGCTGTGGCAGGTGCAGTAGTCGCAGGCGCGTATTTTGGCGACAAGCTGTCTCCGCTTTCCGACACGACGAATATTGCTGCACTATCCACAGGCGTTAATTTGTACGAGCATATAGGCCATTTGCTGTATACGACGCTGCCATCGTTTGTCGTTGCCAGCATCGTCTACGTCATTACCGGGCTTAACGCGAACGCTGCAGGTGCTGTAGTGCCGGAGAAGGTTGGTACGATCATGTCGACCTTGGATACGATTTTTGACTGGAATCTGCTGCTTCTGGTTCCTGTACTCATTGTTTTATACGGATCGATCACGAAGAAGCCTACGATTCCGGTCATGCTGTTTTCATCCTTTTTCGCGATGGCCAATGCGATGATCTTCCAAGGCTTTACCCTGCATGATGTTGTATCTTCCGTGATCAACGGCTTTGATGTTACGATGGTGCATGCTGCCGGTTTTAATCCTGACACCGTTATTGCCGATATTCCGCGTCTTCTGAACCGCGGCGGGATGAATTCGATGATGGGGACGCTGCTTATCTGCTTTAGCGCGATTACGTTCGCCGGGACGATTAGCTTGACGAAGTCCCTGGAGCTCATCGTCAACAAGCTGCTCAAATTTGTGCATAAGACAGGTTCGCTGATCGTTACGACCATCATCACCGGTTTGACGATGATCGGTGTAACCAGCAACGGTCAAGTATCCATCCTGATGCCGGGCGAAATGCTGCGGGAAGCTTATATCCGCCGCGGCCTGCATCCGAAGAACCTGGGGCGGACGATTGAAGACTCTGCGACTATCATCGAACCAATACTGCCGTGGACGGCTGCAGGTGCCTATATGGCAGGAACACTGGGCGTCGCGACACTGGACTATTTGCCTTGGGCGGTCCTGTGCTGGACGGGGATTTTCTTCGCCACAATTTTAGGTTTTACGGGCATCGGCATTGCCAAGCTGACGCCGGAACAGCAGCAAGAAATGCTGCGGGAGTATGAAGAAGAGACAGCGAAATAAACAAATGGAGAAGAGGAGAGAGAAGACCAATGGAACAACAAGACAAACAAGTAGTAGCGACCACAGAGGCGCCAGGAGCGATCGGGCCGTATTCACAAGCGGTCCGTTTCGGGCATCTGCTATTCACGTCGGGACAACTCGGCATGGATGCGTCCGGCGTATTTCCGGCAACGGTAGAAGAGCAGACGAAGCGTTCTTTGCTTAATGTGAAGGCGATTCTGGAAGCGGCGGGATACGGGATGAAGGATGTCGTGAAGACAACTGTATTTTTGAAAGACATGAACGATTTCGGTGCCGTTAACGCAGTCTATGCGGAATTCTTTGCCGAGCCATATCCGGCGCGCAGCGCCGTTGAGGTGGCACGCCTGCCGAAGGACGGCCTGGTTGAAATTGAAGTGGTTGCGGCCAAGTCCTAAATTTTAATAGCAGCTGAGAGGAACAAGCAACAGCCCTCTATCCTTTGACAGGATGGAGGGCTGTTTAATATTTATCGATTATACAACGATAAGAGCTGTAAGCTTAGCCAAGCACAACCTCAACCTGATGCGTGCGGCCATCGCCGATTGGAGCGATAATATTGCCTTCAATAGCTTTGCCGTCAACCGTGATGCTCTTCACGCCTTTGGACACATGGCTTGGGTTTTTGATGGAGATTTCAAACGT
This window harbors:
- a CDS encoding methyl-accepting chemotaxis protein; this translates as MSWFNRLPLGGKISAACYGIAALFGIPTLILFILQGHLLTGIVLVAILGALTIPLTRYVQKALTESFDDISNASAKIAKGDFTSRINESGGMDNLSRSFNSMIDRLRKILQETSEITRKVMDSSRAISDRNEELIHVMGQVAQSSNELAIGANEISEDVSDMTESIRQIEDKVSNYTDSTKEMNERSRDTLELVEKGRESVSRQAEGMRRNIDATQKVAESINALSINAQGITRITATISEIAEQTNLLSLNASIEAARAGEHGAGFAVVAHEVRKLAEESTASTKEVFSLVRSIENDVKLAGHNIKINEEVVQQQNLMIREAEQIFAQIVQSVQYISEQIEAFSRESESMLDSAQHISQSIQNISAITQQSAAGTEQVSASMNEQIQSIQKMAEETEAMKNAVFQLQKTIHIFKF
- a CDS encoding PAS domain-containing protein; the protein is MEATRRLLESYFPIASFIAAIVGPKCEVVVHDISDPERSIIFIENGHISGRKIGDGSTDLVLKILKGEAYRDRHYIVNYKATGPRGQQFRSSTYFIKNTEGTLVGLMCLNIDITHMEVAAEWINHVLQGGALTLPTPMDTASEDKPQESEFLQGNVDDLLQHMINNALSKMNLPIDRLSSNEKIEIVKELNEQGVFLLKGGVSQVASALSISEPTVYRYLQKLR
- a CDS encoding MalY/PatB family protein; protein product: MEYNFDEVVSRIGTNSAKWDGLVESMGKDMISLSVADMDLKAPPAVMEKLESFAKHGIYGYTDAFASYYQAVQGWLERSYHWQVPLEWIVFCPRIIQAVSLVIQQFTNEGDAILIHTPVYQPVAKAVSLNHRVLVESPLKLVAGHYEIDFEDMELRMQQGVKIVLLITPHNPVGRVWTRAELERIAALCIKYNALIVSDDIHADFIHEGHEHTVIAKLSEEIAQRSIICTSPGKTFNLASLEISNIIIPNETIRERFKQALQQAGIHNPTFFAVPALEVSYTACDDWLEELRKYLRGNMAYAKAFIQEHMPELTVIEPEGTYLLWIDCRAVDQAESGLKRWIEQTARVSVSFGCSFGAEGEGFIRINIAAPRSVLKEALTRMAAAYPLKKT
- the nhaC gene encoding Na+/H+ antiporter NhaC, with the translated sequence MSKQSINPNVKQPTLFLALLPILTMVLLLSLGYVMFELPPEPLIIASTVVAGLIAIKLGYKYDDILESIAQKIAKTMPAILILITVGFMIGAWMAGGTIPMMIYYGLKIINPQFLLITAFLVTSVVSICTGTSWGSAGTIGVAFMGVGAGMDVNLAAVAGAVVAGAYFGDKLSPLSDTTNIAALSTGVNLYEHIGHLLYTTLPSFVVASIVYVITGLNANAAGAVVPEKVGTIMSTLDTIFDWNLLLLVPVLIVLYGSITKKPTIPVMLFSSFFAMANAMIFQGFTLHDVVSSVINGFDVTMVHAAGFNPDTVIADIPRLLNRGGMNSMMGTLLICFSAITFAGTISLTKSLELIVNKLLKFVHKTGSLIVTTIITGLTMIGVTSNGQVSILMPGEMLREAYIRRGLHPKNLGRTIEDSATIIEPILPWTAAGAYMAGTLGVATLDYLPWAVLCWTGIFFATILGFTGIGIAKLTPEQQQEMLREYEEETAK
- a CDS encoding RidA family protein — its product is MEQQDKQVVATTEAPGAIGPYSQAVRFGHLLFTSGQLGMDASGVFPATVEEQTKRSLLNVKAILEAAGYGMKDVVKTTVFLKDMNDFGAVNAVYAEFFAEPYPARSAVEVARLPKDGLVEIEVVAAKS